In the Trichoderma atroviride chromosome 4, complete sequence genome, TATGcgtctttctcctttttgatTTGTCTGCTCTTTTTACATGGACGAATACTGTATATGAGATGCTTGGCAGTGAAGAATTTAGTATGCGAGAATGTGAAATGGCGGACACTGCTGCAATGTTTACAAATCATGGATGATGAAGCATGTATAAATGGAGATTTACATACCATCTGTATGCTCAATTTTATGCATCCCGAAATGTATCTATGAAGACATGGATCGGGTTGAAGTGACGGAATAAGATCACGTGAGGGCATGTGTGGGCAATATTTACGTCAGGACCCCGTTTTGCGCGATAAGCTGGCGTCATCAACGCTGCCGGACAAAAATAGCCCAACACACCGATTCTGCGATCATCCGCCTCATCTTTTCTGCTTCCTCTGCTACCTCTGCTTGTTTTCATCAGGTGCTGCGAGAGCAACTTTGAAAGCCTTGCCCGGCATTGATagtgctggagctgttgtTGGAGGCAGTCCTCGTTAACATTTAATATGCCTGCTGGGTATAAACATGGCGACACTCCGGCAAAAGCCATGGTGCGCGGCACCATCTCATATCTCGAATCCCAGGGGCTGCCAGTGAACAAATCTGCCATTTTTCGGCACTTTGAGCTCTCACGGTCTCAGGGATATGCCGCGCTGAGCGCatcgccgaagccgaagcgtGAGGATCCCGAATGGGGCGAGACGCGAGGGCGGCCAAGCAAAATCTCCGACTCGGACcagcagaagatggaggagatccTGTGGGACGACAAGTTTGAAGACGTGAGCCTCAACTGGAACGggctggccaaggctgcGGGCCTGGAGATGAACTGCAACCGGAGGACGCTGCACCGGACGCTGGGGACGCTGGCGTACCGACGGTGTCTTGCGTGTGGGCGGACTCATACGCACAAGAGGCATCGGGAGAAGCGCTGCGACTATGCGAGGAAGGCGTTGATGGCGTATCCCCTGCTGGAGGACTGGCGGCGCATGCGGTTCAGCGCGGAGCTGCACTTTGCCTTTGGGCTCGACGGCAAGATGCGCCTCACGCCGAGGGCGGGCGAGAAGCTGTGCAGCTCGTGTGCGCAGCAGCCCGGCCTGGACTGGCCGCGGGACATTCGGCGCCTGCACGCCTGGGTCGCCGTCGGGCACGGCTTCAAGAGCGAGCTCGTCTTCTACGACTCGTCGACCAGCCCCAAGGACAGCGGCACCATGTCCATGGCGGACTACTGCGACAAGGTGCTCGACAAGGTGGTCAAGCCGTGGCTCACGGCGGGCGGGCCGGGATCCTTCATCCTGGAGGAGGACGCCGACGTGTTTGCGCacggcagcgccagcaaggTCAACCTGGCGCAGCAGTGGAAGGACACGCACGGGCTGCGGTGCACGTTTAGCTGCGGCGAGAGCCCGGACCTGAGCCCGCTGGACTCGCTGGTGTGGCCGGCGGGCAAGCAGTGGACGTCGGCGGTGCTGACGGACTGGCAGGACGAGACGCTGCGGCGGGCGGCGAGGGAGGCGTGGGCGGGGGTTGGGCAGGACAAGATTGACATGTGGGTGGATGTGATGCCGCAGCGGTTACAGCAGGTGGTGGAGAGTGAGGGGAGGATGGTGGCGTGGTGAGAGCGAGTGTCTGTGTAGAGTGAGGTTGCGAGCTTCAAGGGCGTGTTATGATGGTTGATGGCATTTTATATGGAGTTTGTTGGAGAGTATGCGTTTTATTGTTTTACTTGGCGTGTATGGTTTTTGTTTGCTGGCGAGAAGCATTGGTAGATGGGATCAAATTGAAATAAACGGCATTTATGTGAATTCACAGATGGAATCAGTTGCGTCGTTCTGGTATATGTGTGACATGGCATGATGTTgaaaagctggagagcttgtGGAAGTAGACTAGTCTGCTTTACTCATAGAGCAATATCGAGGGTAAGCGTTGTACTGCAACCTGATGGGGAATTGAATGTGATGCTACCAAGGAATATTGCCATTTCAGCCATTTTGATTAAGCAGCATTTATTAGAATTAAAAGGTGGTTTTTAGGTTGTGCCACTTTTGTTGTGTCACTTGAGATTACAGCTTGGAGAGTAGTTGAGCTTGCATCGGAAGCAAACTAGGTACGCATCAATGCTATGCTTTTGCCAAATATATGAGGAAGAGACTGCATTTCTGTTTTGGGTCTACCATGAAGAAATACTGCTAATCCGTGGCAATTGTTTAAACTACTAGGTGGAATTTAAGCTGTGTCTTTTTGTTATAATAGTATGATGTTTACAGGCTGGAGAGTAGCTTGCATTGGAAGTGAACTACTTGAGGTACATGTAACTCAACGCTGTGCTCTCGTGTACAAACACCCAATGAGGAAAAGACTGCATTTCTACTTGATTCCATGGACAAATACTGCCAATTCGAGCCATCTTTTTCAGAAATCAACATGTCAGAATACCTATACATGCCCAGGCTGTCACGGACATATTCCAAGTGGATATTCCCCGTCTCGGCAAATGCTACAGCAAACGCACGTCAAGTAGGACTGTTGGGCGGCAACGTACGATGTGACACGCGAGAGCCCAATCAAGAGCACCTGATGCATCGAGAGCTATGCAACTGGCAATTCCTTGTTTGCGGGGGAAAAACACAAATCCCAACTCGGTATATTTCCCTTATCAGCTCCCATCTAGTATTCTCCGTGTGGAGAATGAACAAGCCAATCAAAGCTGCATCCATTACTAAGCCTGCGGCATCCAAACACGTGGGTTTGTTTGCGGGTTTGCGGCGCATCGGCCCCACGCCCAGATCGACGGGGCAaagggagggaaaaaaaaaaaaaggaagaagcgagagagcCCTTGGCCTCAACAAAAATCCCAACAGATGTGGGGGAGAGACAGGTGAGAGGGTTGCTTTTTTGTACTGCAGAGATGTACTCcttactgctgctggcagtGTTACAGATGCGGTGTCTCTTTGTTTGAGATattgttttattttatttttttactttttgaCAGAGCATTTATAGCTGTTTGTGTTGAAAAGTGCTTGTATTGCTGTGCTTGttgaaaagatggaaaagtcAATTGCAGACATCTCCACAAGCATCTACAAGTAATAGTGGAGAGAAGTCTCCAGTTACTGCCAAGTACTCGCTGGTAGATCATCTACATAAGCACAGCGAGAGTCGATACCTGGCAGTACCTATCCATCCAGCTGAGACATGTACACCCAGGTAAGCACCGTCTCGCCACCTGCAGGTCCACGAAGTAAACAAGACAAGTATCTACATACATgaatttctctctctttttgttggTCCTTGTGGCCTGATGAGGGTACCTCGTTGCGTGACATGACACGGCTGTGCGAGATTCCGAGAAATCGCAGAGCCCATCAGGAGAAATCGTGGCATCATGAAATCTGCTGCTAGCGGTTCCAACAGAAGAGTGGAGGGGGCCCAAGAGCAGAGGTGAGATTCACATGGCccgaggctgaagatgaaaaaaaaatgtcgTCTGCTCATCTGTTTAAGCGTTTTGCAAGAGGGCATGCCTAATCTGCTTCAGAGGCAACTTCTGGGGAAGGCGAGTGAACTACCGGGACGCTACCAATGCATCGGGCGTAGATACGACGCTGCAACGGGCATCAATTGCAAAGTACCTCTGCTTGTACCGCTGCAGCGCCCAGCAAAACTCGGCTTCACATGCCTGGCTGCCTCTCCTGACCATCTGCTGTGTGCATCAATTGCAGATCGCATCGCCCATGGTGCGTTTTAGGCTCGCTCAGCCAGCCACCCCGGCACGGCCGTGTCTCGCTTCCCCGCCGCACCTGGTACGTGTCTTTTGGTTTGTTGGAAGAGACATGAAGGGCTTGATGTGCTTGTAAGTCCGGTGCGGGCGAGCATCAGGCAGTGTGTGCTGCCTGCAGTGAAGCACCTACACTGGGAGATGCAGCTCAACCATGGATGGAATGTAGTGATGCGGCGTAAAAAGGTCTTCTACCTGTACAGCTGCTCAAATCACCTGGACGCAGTGACGGCTGTCGATGATGCATTTCCACCGTCAAATGTCTTGTGCGAGGGAATTTGAGTCAGCCTAGTGCGCCATGGGAGCGTTATATCGGACATGGCTTATCTATTCCGCCATCTGcctgtcctttttttttttttacatgtGACGGTGGCGTGGGCGAGGCTCTGCGTGTAGCTTTTTCAGTCTCCAAGATGCGACGAAGCCGGATTTACATCAGATGCACACTGCAGCTTGCAATGCCCAATGCCCAATATTTCCAAAGCTATAGCTGCAGCGTAGAAATTACAGTGGTTCGAATAGCATCGCAGCTAATTCCCGAGACGACGCTGCAACCACCCAGACCCTGGCCAAAAAAAGTTGGAAGAGCctagagaaaaaaaaaagagtggcGCTAGGGGTAAGTTGACCCGAGTAGGCAGTTCAGGCTGTCCATCCAGGGTCCAGTTAATGAGGGGGGGAGCGCCAGATCTGGCGTTAAGCTCGCCTCCAATTGGCAACGCAGGCTTTAATTTTTCCAACGACGCGGAGGTTTACGAATTGATGGAAGAGGAATTGTTTGCAAATGATACAGATGGCAATCAATTGAGTAGACAAAAACAGACAAGATACAAACAAGCAGAATGAATAATCATACAGGTCAAGTCTTTATTTGCCTCCAATGTTCCCAAAAGCGAAAAGGCGCAGCCCCACGGTGGGCGGAAGGAAACGCCCCCCAACAAAAAATTCAACTCGCATCTGCACCTCCGGCTGGATCTGCCACTCCCGGAGCGAGCCtgacaagaaagaaggggCCAGGCTCGGCGTGTGCGAGTGTACTTTTGATGTACATTGTCAGAGCACAGACACCAGGCTGTTGAGTGTGTATCTTTTCGTAGTGACATGCAGCTTGTGGATTGGGCTTCTGTGCAACTCGGgctggccttttgcttctcgcCTCCATTCCTGTTTGTACCCTGTGAAACGGGACTATCCCTATCGGatctctcctctttcttcttctctgcttgtTTGCTTCATAAAGGACAAAAGGAAGGCGGCCCCGGTCCCGGCACTCTCTGCTTTTCCCTTCTCTGTTGGAGGTCCCGTAAACCACACGCCGCCTATCTTATCTGATAGTGAGCTGTGCTCGTGTCACTTGGTggtctttttcttcatctctcgCTCTTCCTTTCAAGCCTTGTCTTTTtctgttcctcttttcctcttttccaatTCACCGCTACCGcatccatcttcattctcctcttccgctgccagccatggcctccaCTGCCATGCCTCTGCCTGCAAAGGCCTCGCTGCGGCGCAACATCACCGACTCGACCGAGTCCTCTGCGGCCGTCTCGCCCATGGACTCGCCCAGgccctcggcctcgtccacgTCGCTGTCGTCCATGTCGTCGGTCGAcgtcaacgccgccaagccCAACTTTGGCCGCATGATTGACACGTACGGCAACGAGTTCACGGTGCCCGACTTCACCATCAAGGACATCCGCGACGCCATCCCCAAGCACTGCTTCCAGCGGTCCGCGCTCAAGGGCTACGCCTACATCCTGCGCGACATGGCCTGCCTGGCCACCaccttcttcgtcttccacaACTACGTCACGCCGGAGCTGATCCCCTCGACGCCCGTCCGCGCGGGCCTCTGGGCGCTGTACACGGTGCTGCAGGGCCTCTTCGGCACCGGCCTCTGGGTCATTGCCCACGAGTGCGGCCACGGCGCCTTCTCCGACTCCAAGACGCTCAACGACTTCACCGGCTGGGTGCTGCactcggcgctgctggtgcccTACTTCAGCTGGCAAATCTCGCACCGCAAGCACCACGCCGCCACCGGCAACATGGAGCGCGACATGGTCTTTGTGCCCCGGACCCGCGAGGAGCAGGCCACCCGTCTGGGCAAGCTGGCCCACGAGCTGTCGGAGCTCGCCGAGGACGCGCCCGCCTACACGCTCTTCATGCTGGtcatgcagcagctcatcggATGGCCCAACTACCTGCTGACCAACGTCACCGGCCACAACTACCACGAGCGCCAGCGCGAGGGCCGCGGCAAGGGCAAGCACAACggcgccggcggcggcgtcaacCACTTCAACCCCTTTAGCCCGCTGTACGAGCACCGCGACGCCCTCCTCATCGTCTACAGCGACATTGGCCTCGCCCTGGCCGGCACCGCGCTCTACTACCTCGGCAGCACCTTTGGCTGGTCCAACCTGGCCGTCTGGTACTTTATCCCGTACCTCTGGGTCAACCACTGGCTCGGTTAGTCTCAATCGCTCGCTTCTCTTGATAACCACATACTGACCTTGTTTAGTTGCCATCACCTTCCTCCAGCACACCGACCCGACCCTCCCCCACTACACCGGCGAGCAGTGGAACTTTGTCCGAGGCGCGGCCGCCACCATTGACCGCGAGATGGGCTTCGTCGgccgccagctgctgcacggCATCGTCGAGACCCACGTGCTGCACCACTACGTCGCCACCATCCCCTTCTACAACGCCGACGAGGCCTCGGATGCCATCCGCCCCGTCATGGGCAAGCACTACCGCTCCGACACAAAGGACGGCGCCCTGGGCTTCATCCGCGCCATGTACCGCAGCGCTCGCATGTGCCAGTGGGTTGAGCCCAGCAAGGATGCCGAGGACGCCGGCAAGGGcgttctcttcttccgcaacCGCAACGGCCTGGGAACCAAGCCCCTGGTGATGCCCAAGCCCGAGTAAGGGAATGGAATGGGTAATGGAAAATGGAAAATGATGGAAATTTGAGACTGtgaagaataaaaagtaGACTCTTCTAAAGTGGACTTGTATTCGCTTCTCTGGCCAGTGGAGAAGGAGTCGCGTGATCGCGTGAGCCCTATCCCTGCAGAGTCTTGAGAGCTggttgaaagaagatgaattcATTAAAGCTAGAGCTTAGACGTATATGAAAGAATACCAATAGACACGATCCAAAGACGAGTGCCAAGATGTAATGTCTCCATTTTGCTGTTGTTTCCTCTCGTGGCTGGTTTGTTGATGAGATGCAGTCAATAGTCAGGTTCtagaaaagataaaagaagagTCGGTTGGAATGTAAAACGAACCAGGTCCGTATGCGGGGATGTGAACCTTGAGCAATAACCCCACTTGTTTTGGACGTCAAATCCCCAACACCGACGAAACATCAATTCAACAGCAAGTGCAAAAACACCACTGTTCGTCTCGGGAAGCTCTTTTGGGTGAGATCAAGATCCATCTCCGGACAGCTGAAAGGTTTCGCAGCGGCATGCCTTGCTGACGTCTGGTATAAATTTGGACATTTCGCCCAGAGAGGAAATtattggagatggatgcCGATAAGCCATGATCCGAATCCGATTTGGCCCCGATGCATGGTCCTTGCTCGCGACTTTTTTAGTATTCGGAGGGTTTTTGGATCGATTTCATGGATGTGGAGAGGAGCCAAATGCATGACTGCCGGATGATGGATTATGCATTTATACGTTGTATTAGACAGCCGTCTATCTCGTAATTTTGTGAAttgatttctttgttttatttataaCCTAATCTAAATTGTAAAAACCGAGATGGATGATTGAATGGTTTTTTAACCAGACTGTAGATATTCTATCAAAATTGTAGTTTTGTGAGAACTGAGCGCCTCAAGTAACCCCTAGACAAATGCACAACTTCCACTCTACAGActcttgctcttcctccGCCCAACAACAATCACACCCTTCAGAACCCTCGTCCGATCAAACCAATCATACACCCTCCCAACTGCACTGTACCCCGTCAGCGATATCCCATACGGCTTCAGCGCAGCATCCTGTCTTTGCAGAAAGCCCGCCAGGCCAGCAAACACATGGTCCGAAACATCTTGTATCTCGATACCCCCCCCTGTCGTAGCCGCATTCGACCAGTTGCTCGCGGTACTGCGCCTCTGTTAAGAAGGTCTGCCATGGACAGAGCAGGATGAAGCCTAGCAGCCGGACGGCCAGTGTTTGCCACAGGGTTGTGTTGTCGCCGAGGATGAGGTCAAAGGCCATGACGTTTGCGTCGAGGGTCTGGGAGGCGTGCTGGAAGATGGGCTTTCGGGAGGGCGAGAAGTGGTAGAGGCAGTCTAGGCCGAGGAGCCAGCGCTCCGAGGCCTTGTCCGAGAGGGTGTCGACGGCGGTGGTGATTGCCTTGTCCCAGGACTGTGGCTTTGCGGCATCTGCTTGAAAGAGCTTGATTGACAGGTTGTCAACGTGTTTGCTGTCGGCTGCCACTAGGGAGGCATCGAGTCTCTGCTGCGCTGCCTGCCGCTGCGTCTCGTTCAGCGTAAGGCCGACGTAGCGGAGAGGCCGTGATGGAGCCTGGATGAGCTCTGCAAGTGCTACGGTCTGGTCACCGCATCCAAAGCCCACGTCTAGGACGGCAACCGAGTTTCGGGCCGTCTTGTTGGATACAAGGCCAGCGGCTTTCAGGATGTGGAGGAGCATGTTGCGCGCAGCCTCGTCGAGGTGCTGGATGGATGAGCCGTCGTCATTTGTCCTGTCCGGCTGAGTTAGATGtacatttctttttattgATGAGTTATGTATCTGTAATGAAACAAAAACTTGCCAGTATCCCAGATTCATCCACATTGACGGAAATGGTGCCTTGACATTCAACTTCCAGTGGCCAAGCCCGTATACATCACCAGACTTGATTAGCGAAAAGGCCACCAAGGCGAGcacgacgatgatggccgCACATCCTGCCAGAAACCCAAGGATGAAGTCTCCAGCGGCCATTTGATGAGATTGGCCAGACTAAAGTTGTTAGTATGCGGGTGGGTGTAAGATTTCAAAACGTCACTCTAAATTGTATTGAGTGCTCCCGTATATCGTCATACATTCATTTTGGCTCCGACGTTGCCTTACGTCGCCCTGCTTTTAGATGCTGATGGTGCGCAGCCACCCGCCGCCAAGATCCGATTTGACAGCAACGAGCGAAAGTGCTGTAAATACAACTCTGACAGACACCAGCCAACTTCTTTTGGCAGCAATTCAAAAGTGGCAAACCCGGTGGATTCACTTTATTCATTAGCACGTGCTAGTCAATCTTAGTAGAGTAGGGGACCAAgtaagataaaaaaaaaaaactcgcACTCGCTTCTGGTCCCTCGGCCTGTGCTGCAAAGAAAATGGCCGTCGGGGGGTCTGAAACGCCCTAGTCAGCCCAATCACAGCGGACGATTTGCAACTTTGTTGGGGACTCtggctgccaaagctggCGCCGAACTGCCAGGGGGGTTGCAGCCTCGTCCGACTTGATTACTTGTGCTGTAGATTGTCGCGCCATTAAAATGTCCAGACGTGGCATGTATTGGAATCGGTGTTGGACGCGCTTGCTGTGATGCGTTGATGGGGcgttgcttttgcttttgattCTCAACTTTTACTTGAGCCCTTTATCAAGGTTGTTGTTCCAATCTCTACTTTAATTATTGGCGACTACGAATAGGCATTTCAGCGGTCTTGGCTGCTGTAAGGACTGCATGAATAGGTACCTCAGCAACATTCAAGATACTCGGGATGCATCAGAATCACAGCAAAAGCCGAGTTGCCATCATCGGCACCGGATTGGCTGGCCTCACAACGGCATATCTGCTGCATCACGACAAGCAGAAGCGCTACGAGGTGACGCTCTTTGAACAGGtactcactcactcactcactcacccGTAAAACCCCCAACATGTAAATACCAACATCCATCCCAGGCCCCCAAATTCTCCCTCGACGCCGCCTCAGTCACGCTCAGAAATGAAGCCACAAACTCGCTCGAGCGCATCGACATCCCCCCCGCGCAGCTTCTGCCGCGGCTACTACGCCAACCTCTGCCGCATGTACGACCACCTGGGCGTGCCCTTCCAGCGCATCCAGCTCATCTGGGTCTTTGCCAAAGTCTCTGCCGCAGCGCAGGCCCAGATCCCCAGCGCTGATGCCGCAGAGGCCATGCCGGGCAGCTACTTTGTCTACGGCAAGCGGCTgcacgagctgctgctggtctcGCCGCACTTCTGGCTCAGGGGGTCGCTGCAGAACGTGCTGCTGACCTTTTACCTGGCCCTCTGCCACGCCTGGTTCTTTGCCGcgtgcttcttcttgccgccgcGCATGATCCGGCCCGAGCGGTATTTGGATGTCAAGGTGAAGGGCTCTGCGGCCAAGAGCGGCCAGAACTGCGAGTCGTTGCGCCAGTACCTGGACCGCATATGGCTGCCGCAGTACTATGTGCTGTACTTTCTGCTGCCCATCCTGAGCAtcatctgcagctgctcccACGCCGAGATGCTGGACTTTCCCGCCAGCGACGTCACCAGCTTCATGAAGGGGTCCTTTCTGCGCAAGACGTATGTGGCCAAGGGGGGGCATCAACCGGGTGCAGGCGACGCTGGCGGGAGGCATCAAGGACGTGAGGCTGCAGACTCGAGTGAACAAGGTCGAGCGAGTTGATGGCGGTGTTTTGATCCGCTATGAAAGCCAGGACGAGAAACGCTCTGCTGAGGAGGTGTTTGATCGCGTGGTGCTTGCCGTATCGCCAAACGTTGCCGCAGCCATCTTCAACCCGTCCAAGCCGCTGCTCGGCGTCATCCCCACCGTGCCCGTCACAAGCACCGTGCTGGCGTCTCCAAACACCAAAATCTCTCTGGTCGATGAGAAGACGCACGTTCCGTCGGGCGGATGCTCATACCGGCGCGGCGAGGCCCAGATCATGGCCTTTCGGACCACCTTTTCCGACAGCATCGTCCAGACCGAGTCGCTGCACTATCTTGAAGGCGGGCTGGTGGTCCGGACGAGTCCCACGGGTGATGTCGCTGAAGTAAAGGGCACGCTGGACACGGCGAGATTCACCAGGACGCTGCGCACCACGGAGAGCAGAAACATGGTGCGCAAGGCCATGGAGGCGGGTGATGCGGGATGGGTGAATGGCAAGGATGATGTGTGGATCGTGGGCTCGTGGTGCTGGGATGGGATGGTGCTGTTGGAGGGATGTGTCGTTTCTGCGATGCGCGTGGCCAGGGATCTCGGGGTGAATGTGCCGTGGTAGGTGTTGTTTGATTGTTGGCATTGCGATATCCAAGTTTTCGATTGTTAGAGTTTTGATAGAAGCGGGCTGGTGGTAGTAATAAGCATTTGCATCTTGAGCGCTCAGTCTTTGCATCTAGATAATACACGATACCTTATTCCTCCAATACCTTTACTCTGCAAATGGTATAGATGTGAGTATTCGGGCGGTACTGGAGTTGGCTATACGCGTTACCGTAGCGAAGAGCCATGATTCTTGCTGTACATAAAGAGCCTGCTAGTAGCTGTCAATTGAAAGGATTGATGCTTCTTAATCAGATTCCACTCACGGctatatacctaggtaggtactagtaggtatAGTGAACAGCTCTACCAGCCTTGACAAGTACCATGTTTTGGGTCTTTTAGGTGCTGACTGCGCATGCTTCAACACGACTGTTAAAGTTCAGTTAGTCCCCATCAcgaaaagatgatggagctTAAGCAATGTGAcagaagacgatgaaacGTGCTCACGTCGAGAAGAAACAACGGCACTCTGTCTACACCTCTAATATGAAGCCATCGTGTATCCGGCAAATCACCCCAGCTCCCCGCCATCTTGCTTCTCCGCCACATTACGAATCCCTACAGCAACTTACTCATCAACCCAAAATTGCAATTTTGACAAACCAAGCCCGTGGCGTCTTGGGCAACCCAGGCACAGCCCCTCGaaacaaagccaagaaagcATATTTGGGGCAGAATCAGTAAAGACGGCCTTGGCGAGAATCGCAACCATGACGCCTTGGCTGGAAGGGCATGCGTCCGCAGGTAGACGgtacttgttcttttttttttgttcccaaCCTAAAGTTACTAGCCcttattttttcttcgtttcttttgtttttcccgTCATCccgcaaaaaaagggaaaaatgATTCCATTCTCACGCCCAAATGCATCAGAACCCGGGCTTTGACAAAACTGCGAGCTCTAATGCATGCGTGCATGTCACGGTGGACCAGAAAACCATCAGCTGCGTGAGAGTAACTTTTTACCTATTAGCATCTGCATCGACTCACAATAGTGTAATCGAGGGAAAAACTAGAGACAAGACCAGAGATAAAGAGGCCCGTTTTCAGTGCACTACGTAATGCAGCAGGGCCAACAACTCGGGCTGGACTTGGCTGCCTCGGATGTGGAGACGCCAATTCGTGGACGCCTGCAGGTTGTTAGCAGTAGTTAGTTGATGCAGTAGTGGTTTAGCTGTCTAGCTGTGGTATGTTGGGGATatgcagcttctgcagcgtAAATGACTCGAGTTGAGGAGTAGACTGGGCAGGGTATAACCAGGCATATCATATCAGATCATCACACTTGGCCTAGCATAGCCACAGCCGCAGTCTGACGCGGGGtcagcagatgcagatgagaTGCTACAGCTATTGATAGCACTGTATGCTGCAGCGGACTCGACACAATGACAGTCATGATGAGCAGTGTAAAATAACAACAAGCATTATCATTAACCCTAGAGGCGGGCCTCCCATTTGGTATTGTCGGTAATATTCTCTATCAATACACCAAAACTGCAATGCGGGgttttccttcctttctctccccTCCCGCTCTTGCTGTAGCATAGAATGCCTCATAATCCCTATAGATAGATTTCACCGTGACCCGTGACGCCGAGCTGatagccaaagccaagatgccgttCCGTCTGTACCATCCGTTCCGTATATCGTCGGTCCCTCCAGGAAACCGTTTGTggaggggggaaaaaagtgtagtaaaaaggaaaattcgtttaaaaaaaagtcgaaTGGAAAATCATCGCCCGCGGTGTTCCGCTTCGCCCTTTTATCGTAAATAGCCCGTGGGATGAGCTGGTgtaaaaacaagaagaagaagcaaaagttgtgttaaaaaaaagaaccatAATGACAAGCGAGTATCCTTCTCtttctagaaaaaaaaaaaaaaagcaagcggCTGAGTCGAAACAAGTATGCAGGTACGGTACTACTGGTGGTTAAGTAGAATTATTAGTGAATCGCGCCTACGGAGCGTATTCTTTTGATATAACGATGTGATGAGATGGCCCAGATAAGTGTAGAATAAAGGAATCAAGAAATCGTCAAAGCCGGCTTCGCTCTATACCATCGACTGGCTGATGCTGGGCTTTCGCTGTCTTGTGGGTGACCAGCTGTTGCGGGCTGCGGCCAcaccgccaaagccaaacagGCGACATCTGCGGCGGTACGATCTCCTAGACGTTGTGCAGATGTAGGcggcgccaaagatgacGGTCAGGGCGACAAACAGGAGGCCCAGGTAAAAGGTGTAGTGCTCGCCAATCGTCAGGAACAGCGCGGCGTCCCAGCCGtgccagctgctggcgccggCGTGCACAAAGATGGGCGTCGTGACCTTGCCTCGCAGCATGTGCGGCGCCATGTCGCCGTGCTCGTCGGACAGAATATGGACCTTTGTGCTCTGGCGGCCGGCGTTGAAGTCGCGGACGTAGGACATCCACTGGTTGGAGTAGAACATGCAGCCGGTGCTCAGCATGTTCTCGACGTAGGGGATGCGCATCGGCAGCGCCCAGTGCAGGTCGTGGCTGGGcaccttctccagcagctgcgtcAGGAACGGATGCCCGGGCTGGGTGGCGATGAAGGCGTTGTTGACTCCCGCGGGATGCGCGCCGGGCGAGACGTACGGCAGACGCACAATGGGCGTCGAGTCGAGGGGCACGCGACAGGTGACGTCGAGGTCGACGTAGATGCCGCCCGAGTGGTGCAGCAGGGCATATCGCAGGATGTTTGCGCGCTGGATGTTCTGGGCGT is a window encoding:
- a CDS encoding uncharacterized protein (EggNog:ENOG41~CAZy:GT32~TransMembrane:1 (n6-17c21/22o306-327i)), which translates into the protein MRTRSIVALAAIAVFWLVVFFRRHIHELGEIVVTYSTFYPLLNSHPDLLYRHPENSSSTLLESLQDPTSASSTLNPVVVPKIIHQIALGNASVSKYQAAISSCTALHPDWKHQLWTDVNATAFIAEFYPDILPHYTGYAQNIQRANILRYALLHHSGGIYVDLDVTCRVPLDSTPIVRLPYVSPGAHPAGVNNAFIATQPGHPFLTQLLEKVPSHDLHWALPMRIPYVENMLSTGCMFYSNQWMSYVRDFNAGRQSTKVHILSDEHGDMAPHMLRGKVTTPIFVHAGASSWHGWDAALFLTIGEHYTFYLGLLFVALTVIFGAAYICTTSRRSYRRRCRLFGFGGVAAARNSWSPTRQRKPSISQSMV